The genomic window TGTGCATAGGAATAGGGATTATAAGGATATAAAATATCATCACTTTATAACTTCTGGGATAGCATTTGGAAACATCATTTATTTAGCCTCAAAAGATAACAAGAATGTTGGATATTATATAAAAAGAGCAGTTATAGAAAGTAAAAAATGGAGCCCCTCAAATGCAAACTTAGGAATAATTATATTGCATATCCCTATATCCATGGCTTCAGGGATGTTAAATAGTTTTAATAAAAATGAGCTAAAAAGAAAAATTAAAAATATAACCAAAAATACTACAGTGGATGATGCTATAAACTTCTGTGAAGCTATCTCTATAATTAAACCAAATATAAATAAACCACATGATGGACCAGATATTACTAAAGATGATAGCAAGAGAGAAATAATAGAGAGAAATTTAACCCTCTATGATTTATTTAAAATATCATACAGTTGGGATAATATAAGTAAAGAGTGGGTTGATGGGTTTAACATATCCTTTGAAGGTTATGAAAAATTAAAGAGATATTATGAAGAACTTGAAGATATAAATTTATCAATAACAAAAACATATCTCCATATACTTTCAAAATATCCTGATTCTCTAATAGCAAGAAAAAACAATATTGAAGTTGCTGAAAATGTATCTAAAATGGCTAAAGAAGTTTTAGATAATTTTAGTTTGGAAAATGTTATAGAGTTTGATAACTATCTTGCAAGATATGGAAACAAGCTTAATCCTGGAACTACTGCTGATATAATAGCTTCATCTTTAATGATATTCTTATTAGAGAAAATAGATAAAAATGATACAATACTGAAGTGAGGTAGTATGTTTGAGGAAGAACATTTTAGAACATTATATGAAAGTAAAATTAAACAGTTCATTAAAGAAGAATTATCTAATAATTTATTAAAGGGAAATATTTTTGAGTTTGATATTGAAAAATTTATAAGTAAATTTCCTGAGGCTTGTGAAATCAATGAAATTATTATAGAGAAACCAAAAGAAGTTGAAGATGTTATATTAGATATATTTAAAGAAGCTTATATTGAATTATATGATGAAGATAAAAATTTAGAGAAAATACAAATAGCATTTAAAAATCCAAGAGGATGTTATAAATTAATAGAAGATATATCATCCTCAGACATTAATAAACTTGTGCATTTTGAAGGAGTAATAATAAAAGCAGGGAAAGTCTGTGCTTTATTAAAAAAAGCTTGTTATGTATGCCCAAAATGTGGAAACATTATCTATAGAACAATACATAACTACTTTGAGTTACCAAAAGTAACATGTAAAAACTGTAATGAGAAAATGGTTATTGATACTGAAGAATCTACTTATATAAATATACAAGAACTTGAAATACAACAGCCAATTGATCTGATGAAAAACCCTGATGATCCTCCAAGAAGTATAAAGGTATTCTTAGAAAATAGTAGAGGGATATATTCAGGTAGAGTGGATGTTGTAGGGACAGTATTAAAAAAGAGAACTAAACAAAATTTACCTGTATTTGAAATATTTGTTAAAAGTAATTATGTGAAAATATCTGAAAGTTATCAAAAAATAGAAGTTAGAGATATATTAAATAAAGAAGGAATTATTGAAATATTAGATGAATTAGGTAGGAAAAAGAGAATAGTTGATATATTATCAAACTATTTAATTTCACAGATAAAAGGGTATGATCTTGTTAAAAAGGCTATTTTTTTACAACAAATAAAAGGAGCTTTTAAATTTTTACCTGATGGGACTCCATTAAGGAGAGATAGCCATATTTTATTAATAACTGATCCTGGGATAGGAAAAACCACCATGTTAAGGAGAATTGCTAGACTTTTTCCACAAAATGCTTATGCATCAGTAACAACAGCTACAGGAGGAGGTTTAACAGCTAATGTTATAAGAGAAAGTACAGAAATAGGAGATGGATGG from Methanocaldococcus villosus KIN24-T80 includes these protein-coding regions:
- a CDS encoding triphosphoribosyl-dephospho-CoA synthase, which translates into the protein MDSFDIMKASQIACCLEVSSLKPGNVHRNRDYKDIKYHHFITSGIAFGNIIYLASKDNKNVGYYIKRAVIESKKWSPSNANLGIIILHIPISMASGMLNSFNKNELKRKIKNITKNTTVDDAINFCEAISIIKPNINKPHDGPDITKDDSKREIIERNLTLYDLFKISYSWDNISKEWVDGFNISFEGYEKLKRYYEELEDINLSITKTYLHILSKYPDSLIARKNNIEVAENVSKMAKEVLDNFSLENVIEFDNYLARYGNKLNPGTTADIIASSLMIFLLEKIDKNDTILK
- a CDS encoding ATP-binding protein, which produces MFEEEHFRTLYESKIKQFIKEELSNNLLKGNIFEFDIEKFISKFPEACEINEIIIEKPKEVEDVILDIFKEAYIELYDEDKNLEKIQIAFKNPRGCYKLIEDISSSDINKLVHFEGVIIKAGKVCALLKKACYVCPKCGNIIYRTIHNYFELPKVTCKNCNEKMVIDTEESTYINIQELEIQQPIDLMKNPDDPPRSIKVFLENSRGIYSGRVDVVGTVLKKRTKQNLPVFEIFVKSNYVKISESYQKIEVRDILNKEGIIEILDELGRKKRIVDILSNYLISQIKGYDLVKKAIFLQQIKGAFKFLPDGTPLRRDSHILLITDPGIGKTTMLRRIARLFPQNAYASVTTATGGGLTANVIRESTEIGDGWVVKPGVLVRANEGTACIDELTVDKNVMKYILEAMESQTIHVNKGGINVKLPARCAVLAACNPKHGRFDRNKTVIEQIDIPAPLLSRFDFIFPLMDIPDKKKDDEIAEHILNIHTETATKSYDILGSVEVDGIVVDETLLKYYIIYARSCAYIEKNRDIYLGDFDEMKLIMPYLTEKAKNLIKKYYLEMRKLGEGDNPIPITARQLEAIIRIAEMHAKARLSEKVEEEDAKVAIDIVDYCLKEIAYDPETGKIDLDKIMGTPKSKRDKIEKVLDIIRELSSLNNGIVSEAEIYEKAEEFGLKEKDVEMAIEYLRKTGEIYSPRHGYYAIIE